GGCGCAGGCGCGCTATGCAAGCGCGCTAGAAGCGACCCGACCACACGAACAGCGTCGTCGTCATTCTCGACGACCTCGAGGGTGCGATCGGCATGGAGGCGCTCGAGGAGCATTGCGCCCCGGCCGCGGTCGCTGTCCAAGAGGCGAACTATCCCTCGGCCGTTCCATCGGACGAGACCGATGATCGCCGCCGTGGTCTCGGCCCGCGGTACCTGCAACTTCAACGCTGCCCGTGTCCCATCGGCGCGACGCACCGGCACGACAACCCCCGCTTCCCCCGATCGGACCGCACCTTCCGCTCGAAGCTCCCACTTTTGAAGGAGGTCGCCTGCGACCGACGACAACATACTCGCCCATTCGCGGGTCACGTCATTGCCTGTCACGAAAGCACTGAGAACGCTCGCCGGAACAACGAACTCTCGATCTCGGCCCATGCTCAACAGTTCACCACAGAGCGCCACGCCGCCGACCCCAACGGCCACCACGGCCCATAACTACGCCAATTGTCAGACACGCCCTAACACCCCTGGCACGAGTGGGCGGGCGATCCGGTCCGCGAGGCGGGCACGGTCACCCTTCTCGGCCTGCGCCTGCTCGACCAGCTCCACGATCGTGGTCAACGAGTTATCGGTCCCCGCGGCGGTCGTCTCAATTTCCAGCGCGCCTGAGGCGTTGATTGCACCCGCGGACACGATGTCGCCCGGTTCGACTTCGACGGGGATCGACTCGCCCGTGATCGCCGAGGTGTCCAGGCTGGAGCGACCGGACCGAACGACCCCATCGGTCGCGACGCGCTCCCCAGGGCGCACGAGCAGGAGCTGCCCGACGGCGAGATCTTTTGCCGGAACCTCGACCGAGGTGCCGTCCCTGCGGATTGTTGCAGTCTCAGGGACAAGTTTCAACAGGGCCCGCAGTCCGCCGCGGGCTCGGTCCATCGCCTTGTCCTCCAGGGCTTCGGCGATCGAGTAGAGGAATGCAAGCGCGGCGGCTTCCTCGACATAGCCGAGGATCACAGCGCCGACCGCGCTGATCGTCATCAGAAGGCTGATGCTCAACTTGCCCTTGAACAGTTTGCGAATCGCCCCTGGTGTGAACGTCGAGGCGCCCAGCAGCAGGCCGATCCAGAACAGCATCTGCGCCGCGACCTCGGCCCCAGACCACTCGCAGATCAGACCCGCGAAGAACGCGACGCCAGAGAAGACCGGAACCATGATCCCGCGGTCTTTCCACCACGGCGAATCGTGGTGGACGTCTTCGTCGACCGCTGGCCCGCCGACCGCGGTGTTGATGGGTGCGCTCATGCGCTTGCCCCCGCCCCGCAGCAGCCCGGCACGGTGCACGACGTGTCCACGCACGGAGCATTATCGTCCACGGCGAGCGTCACGTCCACGAGCGAATTGAGCGCAGCAGCTAGGTGCGGGTCTGCGATCTCATACCGGGTCTGCCTTCCCTCGGGCTCGGCCACCACGATGCCACAGTCACGCAGGCACGTCAGATGGT
Above is a window of Microbacterium suwonense DNA encoding:
- the cmtR gene encoding Cd(II)/Pb(II)-sensing metalloregulatory transcriptional regulator CmtR codes for the protein MLTIASRLDVMNRLGRAMADPTRSRILMTLLGGPSYPAVLSRELELTRSNVSNHLTCLRDCGIVVAEPEGRQTRYEIADPHLAAALNSLVDVTLAVDDNAPCVDTSCTVPGCCGAGASA